The Burkholderia pyrrocinia genome has a segment encoding these proteins:
- a CDS encoding MbtH family protein produces the protein MTQATTPSADTDDLVYTVVINDEEQYSIWPTFRPVPAGWREVGVSGPKADCLAHIETVWTDMRPASLRRAMDGERATRAS, from the coding sequence ATGACGCAAGCCACGACGCCTTCCGCCGACACCGACGATCTCGTCTACACGGTCGTCATCAACGACGAAGAACAGTATTCGATCTGGCCGACGTTCCGGCCCGTGCCGGCCGGCTGGCGCGAGGTCGGCGTGAGCGGCCCGAAGGCCGACTGTCTCGCGCACATCGAGACCGTCTGGACCGACATGCGCCCCGCGAGCCTGCGCCGCGCGATGGACGGCGAGCGCGCGACGCGCGCCTCGTGA
- a CDS encoding fimbria/pilus outer membrane usher protein gives MLVVGSQSHATEFNSSFLDIDGTSNVDLSQFSQADFTLPGEYMLDVQVNDLFYGLQSIEFIAVDASGAGKPCLRPELVAQFGLKPSLAKDLPRFQGGRCVDLGAIEGATVRYLKSDGRLKITIPQAALEFSDSTYLPPERWSEGIPGAMLDYRMIANTNRNFGAGGRQTNSIQAYGTIGANWDAWRFRGDYQAQSNVGNTAYADRTFRFSRLYAFRALPSIQSTATIGDDYLSSDIFDTFALTGASIRSDDRMLPPSLRGYAPLIAGVARTNATVTVSQAGRVLYVTRVSPGAFALQNINTSVQGTLDVAVEEEDGSVQRFQVTTAAVPFLARTGQLRYKAAVGKPRLFGGAGITPFFGFGEIAYGLPFDVTVYGGFIAASGYTSIALGVGRDFGTFGAVSADVTHARARLWWNGATRNGNSYRVNYSKHFDVLDADVRFFGYRFSERDYTNFAQFTGDPTAYGLANSKQRYSATMSKRFGDTSTYFSYDQTTYWARSSEQRVGLTLTRAFSVGTLRNLNVSVSAFRTQSAGASGNQFSITATLPIGGRHTVTSNLTTGSGSTSVNAGYIYDDPDGRTYQVNAGATDGRASANASYRQRTSAYQLNAQASTLANAYAAASLEVDGSFVATQYGVSAHANGNAGDTRLLVSTDGVPDVPLSGTLAHTDSRGYAVLDGISPYNVYDATVNVEKLPLEVQVTNPIQRMVLTDGAIGFVKFSAARGSNLYLTLTDAAGKPLPFGASVQDAANGKELGIVGEGGAAFLTQVQPKSSLAVRAGERTLCTVDALPNQLQLEGTPIPVTCQTPGESHAAVARVER, from the coding sequence GTGCTGGTCGTCGGCAGCCAGAGCCATGCGACGGAATTCAATTCGTCGTTCCTCGACATCGACGGAACGAGCAATGTCGACCTGTCGCAGTTCTCGCAGGCCGACTTCACGCTGCCGGGCGAGTACATGCTCGACGTGCAGGTCAACGACCTGTTCTACGGGCTGCAGTCGATCGAGTTCATTGCCGTCGACGCGTCCGGCGCGGGCAAGCCGTGCCTGCGGCCGGAACTCGTCGCGCAGTTCGGGCTGAAGCCTTCGCTCGCGAAGGACCTGCCGCGCTTCCAGGGCGGACGCTGCGTCGACCTCGGCGCGATCGAGGGGGCGACCGTGCGTTACCTGAAGAGCGACGGACGGCTCAAGATCACGATTCCGCAGGCCGCACTCGAATTCAGCGATTCGACCTACCTGCCGCCCGAGCGCTGGTCCGAAGGGATCCCCGGCGCGATGCTCGACTATCGCATGATCGCGAACACGAACCGCAACTTCGGTGCGGGCGGCCGGCAGACGAATTCGATCCAGGCCTACGGGACGATCGGCGCGAACTGGGATGCATGGCGCTTTCGCGGCGACTACCAGGCGCAGTCGAACGTGGGCAACACGGCGTACGCGGACCGCACGTTCCGTTTCAGCCGGCTTTACGCATTTCGCGCGCTGCCGTCGATCCAGTCGACGGCGACGATCGGCGACGACTACCTGAGCTCCGACATTTTCGACACGTTCGCGCTGACGGGCGCGTCGATCCGCAGCGACGACCGCATGCTGCCGCCTTCGCTGCGCGGTTATGCGCCGCTGATCGCGGGCGTCGCGCGCACCAACGCGACCGTGACCGTGTCGCAGGCGGGGCGCGTGCTGTACGTGACGCGCGTGTCGCCGGGCGCGTTCGCGCTGCAGAACATCAACACGAGCGTGCAAGGCACGCTCGACGTGGCGGTCGAGGAAGAAGACGGCAGCGTGCAGCGCTTCCAGGTGACGACGGCCGCCGTGCCGTTCCTGGCACGCACCGGGCAGTTGCGCTACAAGGCCGCCGTCGGCAAGCCGCGCCTGTTCGGCGGCGCCGGCATCACGCCGTTCTTCGGTTTCGGAGAAATCGCGTACGGCCTGCCGTTCGACGTCACGGTGTACGGCGGCTTCATCGCCGCATCGGGCTATACGTCGATTGCGCTCGGCGTCGGCCGCGATTTCGGCACCTTCGGCGCCGTATCGGCCGACGTCACGCATGCGCGGGCGCGCCTGTGGTGGAACGGCGCGACGCGCAACGGCAACTCGTACCGCGTCAACTATTCGAAGCACTTCGATGTGCTCGACGCCGACGTGCGCTTCTTCGGCTACCGGTTTTCGGAGCGCGACTACACGAACTTCGCGCAGTTCACGGGCGACCCGACCGCATACGGCCTCGCCAACAGCAAGCAGCGCTACTCGGCGACGATGTCGAAGCGCTTCGGCGATACGTCGACCTATTTCTCGTACGACCAGACGACCTACTGGGCGCGTTCGTCCGAGCAGCGTGTCGGCCTCACGCTGACGCGCGCGTTCTCGGTCGGGACGCTGCGCAACCTGAACGTCAGCGTGTCGGCATTTCGCACGCAGAGCGCGGGCGCGAGCGGCAACCAGTTCTCGATCACTGCGACGCTGCCGATCGGCGGCCGCCACACCGTCACGTCGAACCTGACGACGGGCAGCGGCAGCACGAGCGTGAACGCGGGCTATATCTACGACGATCCGGACGGCCGCACCTACCAGGTCAACGCGGGCGCGACCGACGGCCGCGCATCGGCGAACGCGAGCTACCGCCAGCGCACGTCGGCGTACCAGCTCAACGCGCAGGCGTCGACGCTCGCCAATGCGTATGCGGCGGCATCGCTCGAAGTCGACGGTTCGTTCGTTGCGACGCAGTACGGCGTGTCCGCACACGCGAACGGCAACGCGGGCGACACGCGGCTGCTGGTGTCGACCGACGGCGTGCCCGACGTGCCGCTGTCCGGCACGCTCGCGCATACCGATTCGCGCGGCTATGCGGTGCTCGACGGCATCTCGCCGTACAACGTGTACGACGCGACGGTCAACGTCGAGAAGCTGCCGCTCGAAGTGCAGGTGACGAACCCGATCCAGCGCATGGTGCTGACCGACGGCGCGATCGGTTTCGTGAAGTTCTCCGCCGCGCGCGGCAGCAACCTGTACCTGACGCTGACCGACGCGGCCGGCAAGCCGCTGCCGTTCGGTGCGTCGGTGCAGGACGCGGCGAACGGCAAGGAGCTCGGCATCGTCGGCGAGGGCGGCGCGGCGTTCCTGACGCAGGTTCAGCCGAAGTCGTCGCTCGCGGTGCGTGCGGGCGAACGCACGCTCTGCACGGTCGATGCGCTGCCGAACCAGCTCCAACTCGAAGGCACGCCGATCCCGGTGACGTGCCAGACGCCCGGCGAATCGCACGCAGCGGTCGCACGGGTCGAACGATGA
- a CDS encoding RNA polymerase factor sigma-70 — protein sequence MAMAEVLDRPAAATANPFLGSYPDLPPRAVPRARRAAEPRAQGALLDVLISHRAMLVNVARGFVGCASRAEDVVHDVFVKLVEFPNQDAVRQPVAYVTRMVRNASIDACRRQSLENVYHTEEDDGFDVPSPEPTPEAALVTRDTLRRVCAALDDLPARSRAAFEMVRLREETLQTAARALNVSQTLVHFMVRDAERHCAECLDACHRGVACPVFLGGRARRR from the coding sequence ATGGCCATGGCGGAAGTGCTCGACCGACCGGCGGCGGCAACGGCGAACCCGTTCCTCGGCAGTTATCCGGACCTGCCGCCGCGCGCCGTGCCGCGTGCGCGCCGTGCCGCGGAGCCCCGCGCGCAGGGCGCACTGCTCGACGTGCTGATCTCGCATCGCGCGATGCTCGTCAATGTCGCGCGCGGCTTCGTCGGCTGTGCGAGCCGTGCCGAGGATGTCGTGCACGACGTATTCGTGAAGCTCGTCGAATTCCCGAACCAGGACGCGGTGCGCCAGCCGGTCGCGTACGTGACGCGGATGGTGCGCAATGCGTCGATCGACGCGTGCCGCCGGCAGAGCCTCGAGAACGTCTATCACACGGAAGAAGACGACGGCTTCGACGTGCCGTCGCCCGAGCCGACGCCGGAAGCCGCGCTGGTGACGCGCGATACGCTGCGGCGCGTATGTGCTGCGCTCGACGACCTGCCGGCGCGCAGCCGCGCGGCCTTCGAGATGGTGCGGCTGCGCGAGGAGACGCTGCAGACCGCTGCGCGCGCGCTGAACGTATCGCAGACGCTCGTGCATTTCATGGTGCGCGACGCGGAGCGCCACTGCGCGGAATGCCTCGACGCGTGCCATCGCGGCGTCGCGTGCCCGGTGTTCCTGGGCGGTCGCGCGCGGCGGCGGTAA
- a CDS encoding TauD/TfdA family dioxygenase, translated as MTLLSLPTLDDLRIEPGLPTVVSPRGSDGMSIDDVAPLAREIAADTLERAGGVLFTGFHVPSIDAFQQFAASFGDPLIGYEYASTPRSQVEGAVYTSTEYPPHRAIPLHNEQSYTREWPLRIWFHCALAAPKGGATPIADSRAVYRALDPALVARFERRELLYVRNFGQGLDLPWQQSFGTDEPAEVERMCAARGIECAWRTDDDGELLLRTRERCQAVARHPRTGDRVWFNQANLFHLSALDDDMQEALVDAVGLENVPRNVYYGDGEPLEADALAQIRGVLDQQRIVFPWRTGDVLMLDNMLTAHARDPFEGPRKVVVAMAQSYTVPRATERRTDDA; from the coding sequence ATGACCCTGCTTTCGTTGCCGACGCTCGACGACCTGCGTATCGAGCCGGGGCTGCCCACCGTCGTGTCGCCGCGCGGCAGCGACGGGATGTCGATCGACGATGTCGCGCCGCTGGCGCGCGAGATCGCGGCCGACACGCTCGAACGGGCGGGCGGCGTGCTGTTCACGGGCTTTCACGTGCCGTCGATCGATGCGTTCCAGCAGTTCGCGGCATCGTTCGGCGATCCGCTGATCGGCTATGAATACGCGTCGACGCCGCGCAGCCAGGTCGAAGGCGCCGTCTACACGTCGACCGAATACCCGCCGCACCGCGCGATTCCGCTGCACAACGAGCAGTCGTATACGCGGGAATGGCCGCTGCGGATCTGGTTCCACTGCGCGCTCGCGGCGCCCAAGGGCGGCGCGACGCCGATCGCGGACAGCCGCGCCGTGTACCGCGCGCTCGATCCGGCGCTCGTCGCGCGCTTCGAGCGGCGCGAGCTGCTGTACGTGCGCAATTTCGGGCAGGGGCTCGACCTGCCGTGGCAGCAGTCGTTCGGCACCGACGAGCCGGCCGAGGTCGAGCGGATGTGCGCGGCGCGCGGCATCGAATGCGCATGGCGCACCGACGACGACGGCGAACTGCTGCTGCGCACGCGCGAACGCTGCCAGGCCGTCGCACGCCATCCGCGCACCGGCGACCGCGTGTGGTTCAACCAGGCGAACCTGTTTCACCTGTCGGCGCTCGACGACGACATGCAGGAAGCGCTCGTCGACGCGGTGGGGCTCGAGAACGTGCCGCGCAACGTGTACTACGGCGACGGCGAGCCGCTCGAGGCCGATGCGCTCGCGCAGATCCGCGGCGTGCTCGACCAGCAGCGCATCGTGTTCCCGTGGCGCACGGGCGACGTGCTGATGCTCGACAACATGCTGACCGCACACGCGCGCGACCCGTTCGAAGGGCCGCGCAAGGTCGTCGTCGCGATGGCGCAGAGTTACACGGTCCCGCGCGCGACCGAACGGAGGACCGATGACGCGTAG
- a CDS encoding fimbrial protein, whose protein sequence is MSGGMRDRESPAAWLRWIVLVLLVAAVQPAWALRCLTNSGATSLTEPIGGVASYPTDAPDGYVIWVSPVRTTSGYCYKDLGDDGSLKVVDNIYFYANPNRTNPAAWGLEIGIRYKGIDYFDKTSNRGGGVFTGYSVPPCSRYDFGRGRCQQTRISIDYQVVVRKKGNWVQPPSDIYTVFQFDGEFGLNAYSPSFQYRLSGLRNLKPTPCFVDVLVTPEPGIVNFGQVQAVGNGFLPAVPRKRFSLSLTKKCNVAVRVDGYFETSYPVQNGLLVPAKDSNFGIGIEDSQGKAIPFNQQFNLAQFPSNVMNQSVLMDAVLKSFGPPKIGRFDATATIRLFIY, encoded by the coding sequence ATGAGCGGGGGAATGCGTGATCGGGAATCGCCCGCGGCGTGGTTGCGCTGGATCGTACTCGTGCTGCTGGTCGCGGCCGTGCAGCCGGCATGGGCACTGCGCTGTCTGACCAACAGCGGCGCGACTTCGCTGACCGAGCCGATCGGCGGCGTTGCGTCGTATCCGACCGACGCGCCGGACGGCTACGTGATCTGGGTGTCGCCGGTGCGCACGACGTCGGGGTATTGCTACAAGGACCTGGGGGACGACGGCAGCCTGAAGGTCGTCGACAACATTTACTTCTACGCGAATCCGAATCGCACGAACCCCGCCGCATGGGGGCTCGAGATCGGCATCCGCTACAAGGGCATCGACTATTTCGACAAGACCAGCAATCGCGGCGGCGGGGTGTTTACCGGGTATTCGGTGCCGCCGTGCAGCAGGTACGACTTCGGCCGCGGGCGTTGCCAGCAGACGCGCATCAGCATCGACTATCAGGTCGTCGTGCGCAAGAAAGGCAATTGGGTCCAGCCGCCGAGCGATATCTACACGGTGTTCCAGTTCGACGGCGAGTTCGGACTGAACGCGTACAGCCCGAGCTTCCAGTACCGCCTGAGCGGCCTGCGCAACCTCAAGCCGACGCCGTGTTTCGTCGACGTGCTCGTGACGCCCGAACCGGGCATCGTCAATTTCGGACAGGTGCAGGCGGTCGGCAACGGCTTCCTGCCGGCGGTGCCGCGCAAGCGATTCTCGTTGTCGTTGACCAAGAAATGCAACGTCGCGGTACGCGTCGACGGGTACTTCGAAACGAGCTACCCGGTTCAGAACGGTTTGCTGGTGCCGGCGAAGGACAGCAATTTCGGTATCGGCATCGAAGACAGCCAGGGCAAGGCGATTCCGTTCAACCAACAGTTCAACCTGGCTCAATTCCCGTCCAACGTCATGAACCAGAGCGTATTGATGGACGCGGTGCTGAAGTCGTTCGGGCCGCCGAAGATCGGGCGGTTCGATGCGACGGCGACGATCCGGCTGTTCATCTATTGA
- a CDS encoding molecular chaperone, with product MKNSLSLSFLRRASCVLATAGALLAGAAHAAIVPDRTRVIFNEGEQAAIVTITNKSTTYPYLVQSWLEDAKGNKITSPLMVVPPLQRVEANERNVLRIAKLPGTELPADRESVFYLNIREVPPKTDTPNTLQIALHTQMKLFYRPKAVQPARDEDWTLPMTLRVDAAAHKLVFDNPTPYHVTVVDVSSGAQKTPVPMEPVMVSPMSTADVPFKAAMPSTLFVTHIDDYGGQVAVEYACDAGACKSVKK from the coding sequence ATGAAAAATTCTCTTTCCCTGTCCTTCCTGCGCCGCGCGTCGTGCGTGCTCGCGACCGCCGGTGCGCTGCTCGCGGGCGCCGCGCATGCGGCGATCGTGCCGGACCGCACGCGCGTGATCTTCAACGAAGGCGAGCAGGCCGCGATCGTCACGATCACCAACAAGAGCACGACGTATCCGTATCTCGTGCAGTCGTGGCTCGAGGACGCGAAGGGCAACAAGATCACGTCGCCGCTGATGGTCGTGCCGCCGCTGCAGCGCGTCGAGGCGAACGAGCGCAACGTGCTGCGGATCGCGAAGCTGCCGGGCACGGAGCTGCCGGCCGATCGCGAATCGGTGTTCTACCTGAACATCCGCGAAGTGCCGCCGAAGACCGATACGCCGAACACGCTGCAGATCGCGCTGCATACGCAGATGAAGCTGTTCTACCGGCCGAAGGCCGTGCAGCCCGCGCGCGACGAGGACTGGACGCTGCCGATGACGCTGCGCGTCGACGCGGCCGCGCACAAGCTGGTGTTCGACAACCCGACGCCGTACCACGTGACGGTGGTCGACGTGAGCTCGGGTGCGCAGAAGACCCCGGTGCCGATGGAGCCGGTGATGGTGAGCCCGATGAGCACGGCCGACGTGCCGTTCAAGGCCGCGATGCCATCGACGCTGTTCGTCACGCATATCGACGATTACGGCGGCCAGGTGGCGGTCGAGTATGCGTGCGACGCGGGTGCTTGCAAGAGCGTGAAGAAATGA